The following are encoded together in the Thermosipho affectus genome:
- the purQ gene encoding phosphoribosylformylglycinamidine synthase subunit PurQ: MKAGVVVYPGSNCDRDAYYALNLAGFKTYYVSPKDDINNLDLVVLPGGFSYGDYLRPGAVSARESSSIKEFVENGGFVIGICNGFQILVEMGLLPGALLQNESGKFICKFVELEVVDNTTPFTLFYKKGEKIRLPIAHGFGRYVSVSNPNVVFRYTENVNGSDEFIAGIYEKNVLGMMPHPERAVDEYLGSTDGLKLFRSVFEYIRGGNI; the protein is encoded by the coding sequence ATGAAGGCCGGTGTGGTAGTTTATCCGGGTTCAAATTGTGATAGAGACGCGTATTATGCTTTAAATTTGGCTGGATTTAAAACTTATTATGTTTCACCAAAAGATGATATAAATAATCTAGATTTGGTTGTTTTGCCTGGGGGATTTTCATATGGGGATTACTTAAGACCTGGAGCAGTTTCTGCAAGAGAGTCTAGTTCTATAAAAGAATTTGTGGAAAATGGAGGTTTTGTTATTGGAATATGTAATGGATTTCAAATTTTAGTGGAAATGGGATTGTTGCCTGGAGCACTTTTACAAAATGAATCTGGAAAGTTTATTTGTAAGTTTGTAGAGCTGGAAGTTGTTGATAATACTACTCCTTTTACCTTATTCTATAAAAAAGGTGAAAAAATAAGACTACCTATAGCCCATGGTTTTGGAAGATATGTTTCTGTAAGTAATCCAAATGTAGTGTTTAGATACACAGAAAATGTAAATGGTTCAGATGAGTTTATTGCAGGGATATATGAGAAAAATGTATTGGGGATGATGCCGCATCCTGAAAGAGCGGTAGATGAGTATTTGGGAAGTACAGATGGTTTAAAACTGTTCAGATCTGTTTTTGAATACATTAGAGGTGGTAATATATGA
- a CDS encoding PadR family transcriptional regulator produces MKGAGKYRKTFIEPFILLIIAETPLHGYEIANRLSEYGIELAGLGQMGNLYRILSRLENEGFIISKWDSNAQGPSKKVYNITNKGIEQLKLNKKELTKIKNIIEKFITKVSKLELE; encoded by the coding sequence ATGAAAGGCGCAGGAAAATACAGGAAAACTTTTATAGAACCATTTATATTGCTAATTATAGCAGAAACTCCTCTCCATGGATATGAAATCGCAAATAGACTCTCAGAATACGGGATAGAACTTGCTGGATTGGGCCAAATGGGAAACTTATATAGAATTTTATCAAGACTAGAAAACGAAGGTTTTATCATATCTAAATGGGATTCAAATGCTCAAGGTCCTTCAAAAAAAGTTTACAATATAACCAACAAGGGAATTGAACAACTCAAATTAAATAAAAAGGAATTAACAAAGATTAAAAATATTATAGAAAAATTCATCACAAAAGTTTCAAAGCTTGAACTCGAATAA
- a CDS encoding methylated-DNA--[protein]-cysteine S-methyltransferase, with product MEKFFVNVEIGSIILYVEDNKVTKIKLSNKIEEEEEEETQDNIFTQQIIEYLNGNRKKLDFNVKISGGKVFKKIWDFVKNIPYGQTMTYGEIAKKLDVNPRVVGFAMNKNQLPIYIPCHRVIGKNNIGGFNSDLKWKKYLLELEKNTNWR from the coding sequence TTGGAAAAATTCTTTGTAAATGTGGAAATTGGAAGTATAATTTTATACGTTGAAGATAATAAAGTAACCAAAATCAAACTTTCAAACAAAATCGAAGAAGAAGAAGAAGAAGAAACTCAGGATAATATTTTCACTCAACAGATAATTGAATACCTAAATGGAAATAGAAAAAAACTTGATTTTAATGTAAAAATATCTGGAGGAAAAGTTTTTAAAAAAATTTGGGACTTTGTTAAAAATATACCCTATGGTCAAACAATGACATATGGGGAAATTGCAAAAAAATTAGATGTAAACCCAAGAGTAGTAGGATTTGCTATGAACAAAAACCAGCTCCCAATATATATTCCATGTCATAGAGTAATTGGAAAAAACAATATAGGTGGATTTAATAGCGATTTGAAATGGAAAAAATATCTTCTTGAATTGGAAAAAAATACAAATTGGAGGTAA
- the purS gene encoding phosphoribosylformylglycinamidine synthase subunit PurS: MQKFKFIVDIQYKSNVRDPRGETIARVLREENNIPVDSIRIGKSIHGEIEAKDKEEAKRKVIEACERLLVNPVTEEYRVEIE, translated from the coding sequence ATGCAAAAGTTTAAATTTATTGTAGATATACAATATAAGAGTAATGTAAGGGATCCACGGGGAGAAACGATTGCAAGAGTATTGAGGGAAGAAAATAACATACCCGTTGATAGTATAAGAATAGGAAAATCTATACATGGTGAGATTGAAGCAAAGGATAAAGAAGAAGCCAAAAGAAAGGTGATTGAAGCTTGTGAAAGACTTTTAGTAAACCCTGTGACAGAGGAGTATAGGGTGGAGATAGAATGA
- a CDS encoding beta-N-acetylhexosaminidase — protein MLLVPNPKELKIKNGYYEIKSGGYIFIPTKSLFASANMVKELLNENGITINITLYMGKKVFIYSKIDRNKIKKRDGYILEINEDGIFIVANNNAGIHNGFMTFMQIVKNFENKIPFLEIKDWPDIENRAFMLDISRDKVPKMDFFFELIDLLAQLKYNQLQLYIEHTFAYQNHERVWKGYSPLTADEIIILDKYCKERFIELIPNQASFGHMEKWLIHNEYSYMAETFEFDTPWGEHYSKPFTLSPAVKDTILFLDSLYSELLPHFSSKYFNINGDETFDLCQGKSKVLCEKYGKGKVYLDFILKIHKLVKKHGKRMMMWADILKYHPELFEELPKDVIYLIWGYEKTHEFDRECELFKRFDFYVCPGTSSWNSFLGRVENAILNIKNAVENGLKYKAKGIMLTDWGDNGHWQHIPISYPGIFYASALSWGFNENKDLDVFDFLKLYFGKETAILLVDMGNAYKLTGVDFPNSTIFALVYIYPEKLRYEFLKDLDLEKLLNTKKFLEEKYEFTKHVHDELIKKELRNSIKFSILSLEIIIALKKLAMRTIRELPKVTKQEFKIRLEKLISEFKEIWLSRNRIGGLKSSVQKLEKIKKFFE, from the coding sequence ATGTTGTTGGTTCCAAATCCTAAAGAATTAAAGATTAAAAATGGGTATTATGAAATAAAATCTGGTGGTTACATTTTTATTCCTACAAAATCACTTTTTGCGTCGGCAAATATGGTAAAAGAACTTCTAAATGAAAATGGTATAACCATTAATATTACGTTATACATGGGGAAAAAAGTTTTTATTTACTCGAAGATAGATAGAAATAAGATAAAAAAAAGAGATGGATATATTCTAGAAATCAATGAAGACGGAATTTTTATAGTTGCCAATAATAACGCAGGAATTCATAATGGGTTTATGACCTTTATGCAGATTGTGAAAAACTTTGAAAATAAAATACCTTTTCTTGAAATAAAAGATTGGCCAGATATTGAGAATAGGGCATTTATGCTTGATATAAGCAGGGATAAGGTACCTAAAATGGATTTTTTCTTTGAACTTATTGACCTATTAGCACAATTGAAGTACAATCAGCTTCAACTTTATATTGAACACACTTTTGCATATCAAAATCACGAAAGGGTTTGGAAAGGATATTCGCCATTAACTGCGGATGAAATCATAATTTTAGATAAATATTGTAAAGAACGTTTTATTGAATTAATCCCAAACCAGGCTTCTTTTGGACATATGGAAAAATGGTTGATACACAATGAGTACAGTTATATGGCTGAGACTTTTGAGTTTGACACACCCTGGGGAGAACATTATTCCAAACCTTTTACCCTTTCTCCTGCTGTAAAAGACACGATATTGTTTTTAGATTCGCTTTATAGCGAACTTTTACCTCATTTTTCTAGTAAGTATTTTAATATAAATGGAGATGAAACGTTTGATCTTTGTCAAGGAAAATCAAAAGTTTTATGTGAAAAATATGGAAAAGGTAAAGTTTATTTGGATTTTATTCTAAAGATACATAAATTGGTTAAAAAACATGGGAAAAGAATGATGATGTGGGCGGATATATTAAAATATCATCCAGAGCTTTTTGAAGAACTTCCCAAAGATGTAATTTATTTGATTTGGGGATATGAAAAAACACATGAATTTGACAGAGAATGCGAATTATTTAAGAGGTTTGATTTTTACGTTTGTCCTGGGACTTCTAGTTGGAATTCGTTTTTAGGGCGAGTTGAAAATGCAATTTTGAACATTAAAAATGCCGTGGAAAATGGGTTAAAATATAAAGCTAAAGGGATTATGTTAACTGATTGGGGAGATAATGGTCATTGGCAACATATTCCCATTTCATATCCCGGGATTTTTTATGCAAGTGCTTTATCTTGGGGATTCAATGAAAATAAAGATTTGGATGTTTTTGATTTTCTTAAGCTTTATTTTGGAAAGGAAACAGCAATTCTTTTGGTAGATATGGGAAATGCGTATAAATTAACAGGTGTTGATTTTCCAAATTCAACCATTTTTGCACTTGTTTATATTTATCCTGAAAAACTCAGATATGAGTTTTTAAAAGACCTTGATTTGGAAAAACTTTTAAATACAAAGAAATTTTTAGAGGAAAAGTATGAATTTACAAAACATGTGCATGATGAATTAATAAAGAAGGAGTTAAGAAATTCTATAAAATTTTCTATTTTATCTTTAGAAATAATAATAGCATTGAAGAAGTTAGCTATGAGAACTATAAGGGAACTTCCTAAAGTTACCAAGCAAGAATTTAAAATAAGATTGGAAAAGTTAATCAGTGAATTTAAGGAAATATGGTTATCAAGAAATAGAATAGGTGGGTTGAAATCTAGTGTGCAGAAATTAGAAAAAATAAAGAAGTTTTTTGAGTAG
- the purE gene encoding 5-(carboxyamino)imidazole ribonucleotide mutase — protein sequence MVVIVAGSKSDSYVVDKVVSILDEFKVEYVVKYLSAHRTPELLDEFIKKCERDGVKVYIAIAGGAAHLPGVIASKTLKPVIGVPVKSEDLGGLDSLLSVVQMPNDIPVATVGINRGKNAAMLAVEMLALTDEVLSKKLKEYRSKLVGKYL from the coding sequence TTGGTTGTCATTGTTGCGGGAAGTAAGAGTGATTCTTATGTGGTTGATAAGGTAGTATCTATTTTGGATGAGTTTAAAGTGGAGTATGTGGTAAAGTATTTATCTGCTCATAGGACGCCAGAACTTTTGGATGAATTTATCAAAAAGTGTGAAAGAGATGGTGTAAAAGTTTATATTGCTATCGCAGGAGGGGCTGCGCATTTACCAGGGGTTATTGCTTCTAAAACTTTAAAGCCTGTCATAGGTGTTCCTGTGAAGTCGGAAGATTTAGGGGGATTAGATTCTTTACTTTCAGTTGTTCAAATGCCCAATGATATTCCAGTTGCAACTGTGGGGATTAACAGGGGGAAGAATGCGGCTATGCTTGCAGTTGAAATGTTAGCGTTAACCGACGAGGTTTTATCTAAAAAGTTAAAAGAATACCGCTCAAAGCTTGTGGGGAAGTATCTCTAA
- the epsC gene encoding serine O-acetyltransferase EpsC: MRSFIRDFIDTIKAIEEDRKELSKKDPSIEKVYQIFLHTGFQALVLYRLSHLFYKYDLKFLAFLVHYISKILFSADISPAAYIEPGVVIDHAIGVVIGSTATVRTGTLIYHGVTLGARNIQKGKRHPDIGKNVLIGAGAKILGPVKIGDDARIGANSVVLADIPSGTTFVGVPAKNVYEKIEKIEWII; this comes from the coding sequence GTGCGTAGTTTTATAAGAGATTTTATTGATACTATTAAGGCTATTGAAGAAGATAGAAAGGAGCTTTCCAAAAAAGATCCTTCCATTGAGAAAGTTTACCAAATTTTTTTGCATACCGGTTTTCAGGCATTGGTTCTTTACAGACTTTCACATCTTTTTTACAAATATGATTTAAAATTTCTTGCTTTTTTGGTTCATTATATTTCAAAAATTTTATTTTCTGCAGATATAAGTCCTGCTGCTTATATTGAACCTGGGGTTGTAATTGATCATGCTATAGGAGTTGTAATAGGATCTACTGCAACGGTTAGAACGGGGACTTTGATATATCATGGTGTTACACTTGGAGCTAGAAATATTCAAAAAGGTAAAAGACATCCTGATATTGGAAAAAATGTTTTAATAGGTGCAGGGGCAAAAATTTTAGGACCTGTAAAAATAGGTGATGACGCAAGGATAGGAGCTAATTCTGTTGTGCTTGCGGACATTCCAAGTGGAACAACTTTTGTAGGGGTGCCCGCAAAAAATGTGTATGAAAAAATTGAAAAAATAGAATGGATTATATAA
- a CDS encoding phosphoribosylaminoimidazolesuccinocarboxamide synthase: MEGKTKIVENYGDYVILNFKDDITAGDGEKHSILAGKGSICAEITAIAMKYLNSKGIYTQFLDFEKPNRIKAVPLKMFPIEVVARLKKAGSFIRRYGGDEGEEIKEPLVEFFIKDDTKHDPMVCDEHLVLFGLCTKEQVKEIKNITKKIALELKNFFEEIGFDLWDMKFEYGLDRNGKVCLGDEISPDTLRLRKTKEIFDKDVYRKDLGNPLEKYREVLNACKSLNLL; this comes from the coding sequence ATGGAGGGAAAAACAAAAATAGTTGAAAATTATGGAGATTATGTTATTTTGAACTTTAAAGATGATATTACTGCGGGGGATGGAGAAAAACATAGTATTTTAGCAGGTAAAGGATCTATTTGTGCGGAGATAACGGCAATAGCAATGAAATATTTAAATTCTAAGGGGATTTACACGCAATTTTTGGATTTTGAAAAACCTAATAGAATAAAAGCTGTGCCGTTGAAAATGTTTCCAATTGAAGTAGTTGCCAGATTAAAAAAGGCGGGATCTTTTATAAGAAGGTATGGGGGAGATGAAGGAGAAGAGATAAAAGAACCTCTTGTTGAATTTTTTATTAAGGACGATACTAAACATGATCCCATGGTGTGTGATGAACACTTGGTGCTTTTTGGATTATGTACAAAGGAGCAAGTGAAGGAAATAAAAAATATTACAAAAAAAATAGCTTTGGAATTAAAAAACTTTTTTGAAGAAATTGGATTTGATTTGTGGGATATGAAGTTTGAATATGGTCTAGATAGAAATGGAAAGGTTTGTCTTGGAGATGAAATTTCTCCCGATACGTTAAGACTTAGGAAAACTAAAGAAATATTTGATAAAGATGTGTACAGAAAGGATTTAGGAAATCCTCTTGAAAAATATAGGGAGGTTTTAAACGCATGCAAAAGTTTAAATTTATTGTAG
- a CDS encoding PLP-dependent cysteine synthase family protein, whose translation MVESTHLIYIEKLNLFAKLEKSNLGGSIKDRPAFFMLKGALKDGIKTKLVVEPTSGNTGIALAWIGKKLGFDVILTMPETMTKERIDLMKAFGADVVLTPSEKGMKGAIEKAKEIVNEKGAYMPNQFSNKYNVLAHKLTTGPEILRQMKFDVDVFVAGVGTGGTITGVGTVLKSIFGDKVKIVAVEPESSAVLSGRPAGKHKIQGIGAGFIPDILDLNVIDEIVTVSDEEVFEMFGYLNKNLGLNVGISSAANALVATRYSKLGRVVTVFPDDVSKYISILTNL comes from the coding sequence ATGGTGGAAAGTACACATTTGATATATATTGAAAAGTTAAATCTTTTTGCAAAGTTAGAGAAAAGTAATTTAGGAGGTAGTATTAAGGATAGACCCGCATTTTTTATGTTAAAAGGAGCTTTGAAAGATGGGATAAAGACAAAATTAGTTGTTGAACCTACTAGTGGAAATACGGGAATTGCACTTGCTTGGATTGGGAAAAAATTAGGATTTGATGTAATACTTACAATGCCGGAAACTATGACAAAGGAAAGGATAGATTTGATGAAAGCTTTTGGAGCAGACGTTGTCTTAACACCGAGTGAAAAAGGCATGAAAGGGGCAATTGAGAAGGCAAAAGAAATTGTAAATGAAAAAGGAGCATATATGCCAAATCAATTTTCAAATAAATACAATGTTTTGGCACATAAATTAACAACTGGGCCGGAGATCTTACGACAAATGAAGTTTGATGTTGACGTGTTTGTTGCGGGTGTAGGAACTGGTGGAACTATAACAGGTGTTGGTACTGTGTTGAAAAGTATTTTTGGTGATAAAGTTAAGATTGTTGCTGTTGAGCCAGAAAGTTCAGCAGTTCTTTCTGGAAGACCTGCAGGAAAACATAAAATACAAGGTATTGGTGCAGGCTTTATACCAGATATTTTAGATTTAAATGTGATAGATGAAATAGTTACAGTTTCCGATGAAGAAGTGTTTGAGATGTTTGGTTACTTGAATAAAAATTTAGGATTAAATGTAGGAATTTCTTCTGCTGCCAATGCGTTGGTTGCTACAAGATATTCAAAGCTTGGAAGAGTGGTTACAGTTTTTCCAGATGATGTTAGTAAATATATTTCTATTTTAACTAATTTGTAA